In Candidatus Epulonipiscium viviparus, one DNA window encodes the following:
- a CDS encoding FAD-dependent oxidoreductase yields the protein MYPKLFQAGKIGNLTLKNRVIMMPLAMGVAEEDQTIGPAYLEYILQRADGGVAMIILENTRVDDAHGVALKRQMSTARDEHIAPLKHLTDILHSKEIVVFTQLHHPGRESFSFLNGNEPLWSSSSKPCGVCNQETHEMTTAEVEEVIAKFAAAARRSKDGGCDGVELHGAHGYLISQFLSPYTNQRSDRFGADRFTFVKEIIEAIRKVCGEEFPIGVRLTVDELLAPNGVVSYFTIDDGIDVCKRLEKMGVAYINVSQGIYESFNALSEPMTYDQGCRTELIRRIRDNVDLPLMAVNMVKEPWFAEKMLEDDLVDFVGLGRAVVADPGWAKKAAAGRENNINRCISCTYCFETLVSDAITAGSGPVKCAINPVAGRETEYTFANNKDGNGRVVVVIGAGLAGLEAARVLAIRGFKTIILEKTGRVGGQINIANKPPRKEKINWIVEYEITQLEELKVEIRLNTPVTAELLKSLNPYAVLVATGAVSTKPAVPGIDLTHVKTVEETLTLGKAISNFKVSVIGSGATGLEVAELLCENGNEVTIIEMLDKVGKNIYVQHYLDAMDRLSKYDVKYMASTKLMEVRDGAVVVEDMNTQAVSEIAADYVVVSTGVKSIDVSAIAYAACANVAVVGDALKPGRIESAIRTAFEVAYKI from the coding sequence ATGTACCCAAAATTATTTCAAGCCGGAAAAATAGGCAACTTAACTTTAAAGAACCGCGTAATTATGATGCCACTAGCGATGGGTGTTGCAGAAGAAGATCAGACAATAGGACCTGCGTATCTAGAATATATCCTGCAAAGAGCAGATGGCGGAGTTGCAATGATTATATTAGAAAATACGCGAGTGGATGATGCGCATGGTGTCGCATTGAAGCGACAGATGAGTACAGCAAGGGACGAGCATATTGCGCCACTAAAGCATCTGACGGATATATTGCACAGCAAGGAAATTGTAGTGTTCACGCAACTACATCATCCGGGGAGGGAGTCGTTTTCATTTTTGAATGGCAATGAGCCGTTGTGGTCATCGTCGTCTAAGCCCTGCGGTGTATGTAACCAAGAAACTCACGAAATGACTACTGCCGAGGTTGAGGAAGTGATAGCTAAATTTGCGGCAGCAGCACGACGTTCTAAGGATGGTGGTTGCGATGGAGTGGAATTGCATGGAGCACATGGCTATTTAATTTCGCAGTTTCTCAGCCCGTATACAAATCAAAGATCAGATAGATTTGGAGCGGATCGATTTACTTTTGTAAAAGAAATTATTGAGGCTATCAGAAAAGTTTGCGGCGAAGAATTTCCGATTGGAGTGCGTTTAACAGTTGATGAATTGTTGGCACCCAATGGCGTTGTAAGCTATTTTACAATAGATGACGGAATAGATGTGTGCAAGCGTCTTGAAAAAATGGGAGTAGCATATATAAATGTGTCGCAAGGAATTTACGAATCGTTTAATGCATTATCAGAGCCGATGACATATGATCAGGGTTGTAGAACAGAGCTAATCCGTAGAATTAGAGATAACGTGGATCTACCATTAATGGCAGTAAACATGGTAAAAGAGCCTTGGTTTGCAGAGAAAATGCTAGAAGACGATTTGGTAGATTTTGTGGGATTGGGACGTGCCGTTGTTGCAGATCCCGGATGGGCCAAAAAAGCTGCAGCAGGCAGAGAAAACAATATAAATCGATGTATTTCCTGTACGTACTGTTTTGAGACATTGGTTAGCGATGCCATAACAGCTGGGAGTGGACCTGTAAAATGTGCGATTAACCCTGTCGCAGGAAGAGAAACAGAATATACGTTTGCTAATAATAAAGATGGAAACGGGCGTGTAGTTGTAGTGATAGGAGCGGGGCTTGCTGGATTGGAAGCTGCACGAGTGCTGGCTATACGTGGATTCAAGACGATAATTTTGGAGAAAACCGGCCGTGTTGGTGGACAAATCAATATTGCAAATAAGCCGCCCCGCAAAGAGAAAATCAATTGGATTGTGGAATATGAAATTACTCAATTAGAAGAACTGAAAGTCGAAATCAGATTAAATACTCCTGTAACTGCAGAACTTCTGAAATCACTAAATCCGTACGCAGTTTTGGTCGCAACTGGTGCGGTATCTACAAAGCCCGCTGTTCCAGGAATTGATTTAACACACGTTAAAACTGTAGAAGAAACATTGACCCTCGGTAAAGCAATTTCAAACTTTAAGGTAAGCGTAATAGGTTCGGGGGCAACAGGGCTTGAAGTTGCAGAATTACTTTGTGAAAATGGAAATGAAGTAACAATAATCGAGATGCTAGACAAAGTTGGGAAAAATATTTATGTACAGCATTACCTCGATGCTATGGATAGATTATCAAAATATGATGTAAAATATATGGCCTCTACAAAATTGATGGAGGTAAGAGATGGAGCGGTTGTGGTAGAAGATATGAATACGCAAGCAGTGAGTGAAATAGCTGCGGACTATGTAGTGGTATCAACTGGCGTAAAATCGATCGATGTCAGCGCTATCGCATATGCAGCATGTGCTAATGTTGCAGTAGTGGGGGATGCATTAAAACCGGGAAGGATAGAGTCTGCAATACGAACTGCATTTGAAGTAGCATATAAAATTTAG
- a CDS encoding M23 family metallopeptidase: MKLLRTNNDKNMNTNKISKMMLMVLLFEAAFMGGHGVQVYAAESSYQVFFDNELVGIVKNESDAYEAFLEMENNLEEKEGRSIQIQNKFDTKKVADSNQNLLTQDKLIDILSSKVDYLVEAYELTIDGKVVGIVNDEQEALELLSEVASGYMHTLSNDTSVAISPKAAMTPAIAGVVPITIGAGISTKEAVTDQFSITNNTIKNTEKPITLTDEKIKTLSEEVDIYSDKPAAIVAESLEITQEIGGRILYAKKESINPETVVDALLADNFDAINYTLKSGDTLSNIARQYDTTTNNLLALNPQIKNANQIKVGETITVSKSAPKLETQLIEKATFIEKIPAEIEYKANSNMLKGEEKIIKQGKDGVKEIYVEIIKVNGKEVGRSIIDEKILYNEVKTVIEYGTKTATAGTDSNVVSSSKSMFMHPLNGEGWMSSAYGPRWGTFHGGIDFAAVAGTNIYAAASGTVTYSTYNYGGYGNLVIIDHGNGYETYYAHNSRNYVKVGDKVSKGQHIAEVGSTGDSTGNHIHFEIRKNGVRQNPANYITY; encoded by the coding sequence ATGAAGTTATTAAGAACGAACAATGATAAGAACATGAATACAAACAAAATCAGTAAAATGATGCTAATGGTACTTTTGTTTGAAGCTGCTTTTATGGGAGGTCATGGCGTTCAAGTTTATGCAGCAGAAAGTTCTTACCAAGTATTTTTTGATAACGAGTTAGTTGGAATAGTGAAGAATGAATCAGATGCATATGAAGCATTTTTAGAAATGGAAAATAACCTTGAAGAAAAAGAAGGTAGAAGTATTCAGATTCAAAATAAGTTTGATACCAAAAAAGTAGCAGATAGTAATCAAAACTTATTAACTCAGGATAAATTGATTGATATTTTGAGTTCAAAAGTTGATTATTTGGTGGAAGCATATGAATTGACAATAGATGGCAAAGTTGTGGGAATTGTAAATGATGAGCAAGAAGCTTTGGAGTTACTATCAGAAGTGGCTAGCGGATATATGCATACATTATCAAACGATACAAGTGTCGCAATTTCACCAAAAGCTGCAATGACCCCTGCTATTGCCGGAGTAGTGCCTATTACTATCGGTGCCGGAATCTCTACTAAAGAAGCTGTAACAGACCAATTTTCGATTACCAATAACACTATCAAAAATACCGAAAAACCTATTACCTTAACAGACGAAAAGATTAAGACTTTGTCCGAAGAAGTTGACATTTATTCAGATAAACCTGCAGCAATAGTGGCCGAAAGTTTAGAGATTACTCAAGAAATTGGCGGTCGAATTTTATATGCCAAAAAGGAATCAATTAACCCGGAAACTGTTGTAGATGCGCTATTAGCTGATAATTTTGATGCGATCAATTATACTCTTAAAAGTGGGGATACATTATCCAATATCGCGAGGCAATATGATACTACAACAAATAATCTATTAGCATTAAATCCTCAAATTAAAAATGCGAATCAAATAAAGGTTGGCGAAACAATTACAGTGTCTAAATCGGCTCCAAAGTTGGAAACTCAGCTGATCGAAAAGGCCACTTTTATTGAAAAAATTCCGGCTGAGATTGAGTATAAAGCAAACTCGAATATGCTAAAAGGTGAAGAAAAAATTATTAAGCAAGGAAAAGATGGGGTCAAAGAAATTTATGTTGAAATCATTAAAGTGAATGGAAAAGAAGTTGGCAGAAGTATTATTGACGAAAAGATTCTATATAATGAAGTAAAGACTGTGATTGAATATGGAACCAAAACAGCTACCGCGGGAACAGATTCAAATGTCGTATCATCTAGCAAGAGCATGTTTATGCATCCATTGAATGGTGAAGGTTGGATGTCTTCGGCATATGGACCTAGATGGGGGACTTTCCATGGCGGAATCGACTTTGCAGCCGTTGCTGGAACTAACATATATGCAGCAGCTAGCGGAACTGTTACATACTCAACATACAACTATGGCGGGTATGGCAACCTGGTAATAATTGATCATGGTAATGGATATGAAACCTATTATGCACACAACTCTCGAAATTACGTAAAAGTAGGGGATAAAGTAAGTAAGGGACAACACATTGCAGAAGTTGGCTCTACTGGAGATTCTACTGGAAATCACATTCACTTCGAGATTCGTAAAAATGGTGTACGCCAAAATCCGGCTAACTATATAACTTATTAA
- the thrS gene encoding threonine--tRNA ligase has protein sequence MNIYLEDGTVAAFEDSKHTFWHTASHVLAHAVKNLYPTISLAIGPAIDNGFYYDFDAEKHFSDEELAKIEAEMKKIVKAKHPIVKFALPKDKALELMKDEPYKIELINELPADAEITFYKQGDFVDLCAGPHLSNTKQVEAFKLTSCAGAYWRGNEKNKMLYRIYGTAFPKKAMLTEYLAAVEEAKKRDHNKLGRELKLFATDETVGQGLPLIMPKGAKVIQTLQRWIEDLEEENGYLLTKTPNMAKNDLYKISGHWSHYKDGMFVMGNEEKDDEIIALRPMTCPFQFMIYKQEQHSYRDLPIRYAETATLARNESSGEMHGLIRVRQFTLADGHIVCTPDQLETEFKNVVDLIKYIMKTLGIDKDISYRFSKWSPEFKEKYIDNPEAWETTETIMKNILDHLKIDYKEAENEAAFYGPKLDVQFKNVHGKEDTIITVQIDFALAERFNMTYVDADGEKKLPYIIHRSSLGCYERTLAMLIEKYAGAFPTWLAPTAVKILPISDKYADYAAEVAATLRKNKILVEIDQRTEKIGYKIREARNERVPYIVVVGADEMENKTVSVRSRQKGEEGVFALDVFAQRVADEIASKFNYHDNITNTFK, from the coding sequence ATGAATATTTATTTAGAAGACGGAACAGTTGCAGCATTTGAAGACAGCAAACATACATTTTGGCATACAGCTTCACATGTTTTGGCACATGCAGTAAAAAATTTGTATCCAACCATTTCGTTGGCTATTGGGCCTGCGATTGATAATGGGTTTTATTATGATTTTGATGCGGAGAAACATTTCAGCGATGAAGAGCTTGCCAAAATAGAAGCAGAGATGAAGAAAATCGTTAAGGCTAAGCATCCGATTGTAAAATTTGCTTTGCCTAAAGACAAGGCATTGGAGCTGATGAAAGATGAGCCATATAAAATTGAGTTAATCAATGAATTGCCTGCAGATGCCGAGATTACTTTTTATAAGCAAGGTGATTTTGTAGACCTGTGCGCAGGACCGCATCTTTCTAATACCAAGCAAGTAGAAGCGTTTAAATTGACCTCTTGCGCAGGTGCGTATTGGCGAGGCAATGAAAAAAATAAGATGTTATATAGAATTTATGGTACTGCTTTCCCTAAAAAAGCTATGTTAACTGAATACCTTGCAGCTGTGGAAGAAGCCAAAAAACGTGATCATAATAAATTGGGTCGTGAACTGAAGTTGTTTGCAACAGATGAAACTGTGGGTCAGGGACTTCCATTGATTATGCCAAAAGGGGCAAAGGTTATTCAAACGCTGCAGCGATGGATTGAAGATTTGGAAGAGGAGAATGGCTATTTACTGACTAAAACTCCGAATATGGCTAAAAATGATTTGTACAAAATTTCGGGGCATTGGAGTCATTATAAGGATGGAATGTTTGTGATGGGAAACGAAGAAAAGGATGACGAAATTATTGCCTTGCGACCTATGACTTGCCCATTTCAATTTATGATTTATAAGCAAGAGCAGCATAGCTACCGAGATTTGCCTATTAGATATGCGGAGACAGCCACACTTGCTAGGAACGAATCTTCAGGAGAGATGCATGGGTTAATTAGAGTAAGGCAATTTACTCTTGCTGATGGACACATTGTATGTACTCCAGATCAGCTGGAAACAGAATTTAAAAATGTGGTCGACTTGATCAAATATATCATGAAAACGCTGGGAATCGATAAGGATATTTCGTATAGATTTTCGAAATGGAGCCCTGAGTTTAAGGAAAAATATATTGATAATCCAGAGGCTTGGGAAACCACTGAAACTATTATGAAAAACATTTTGGATCATCTGAAAATTGATTATAAAGAAGCTGAAAATGAGGCCGCATTTTATGGACCTAAACTCGATGTACAATTTAAAAATGTTCATGGCAAAGAGGATACAATTATCACGGTTCAAATTGACTTTGCGTTGGCGGAAAGATTTAATATGACCTACGTTGATGCGGATGGTGAAAAGAAGCTTCCTTATATTATTCATCGCTCATCTCTTGGATGCTACGAGCGAACGCTTGCTATGTTAATCGAGAAATATGCAGGAGCATTTCCAACGTGGCTTGCCCCTACTGCAGTCAAAATACTTCCTATTTCTGACAAATACGCAGACTATGCGGCCGAAGTTGCAGCAACGCTTCGTAAAAATAAAATTTTGGTAGAGATTGATCAGAGGACCGAAAAAATTGGGTATAAGATTCGTGAAGCTCGCAATGAAAGAGTTCCTTATATTGTAGTTGTGGGAGCAGACGAAATGGAGAACAAAACTGTTTCTGTTAGAAGTAGGCAAAAAGGTGAAGAGGGAGTATTTGCACTGGATGTTTTTGCGCAAAGAGTTGCAGATGAAATAGCATCTAAATTTAATTACCATGATAATATTACCAATACTTTTAAATAA
- the asrB gene encoding anaerobic sulfite reductase subunit AsrB: MAMNNYIPFESQILEVIKHTEIEYTFRMSYDGDEVTPGQFFEVSLPKFGEAPISVSGIGAGYVDLTIRKVGKVTNEIFEHYTGDSLKLRGPYGNGFYIENFQDKELVVIAGGTGLSPVKGVIDYFAAHSDQAKKITLIVGFRSPDDILFKKDLERWNKNINVILTLDTSPEGKYKTGFVTQYIPDLKFDNKANAAVIVVGPPIMMKFSVKGVLDLGIAPEQIWVSYERRMCCGLGKCGHCRINEEYICLSGPVYNYVDAKNLVD; the protein is encoded by the coding sequence CTGGCAATGAATAATTATATACCTTTTGAATCCCAAATTTTAGAAGTAATAAAGCATACTGAAATTGAGTATACGTTTAGAATGTCTTACGATGGCGATGAAGTAACCCCGGGGCAATTTTTTGAAGTGAGCTTGCCCAAATTTGGTGAAGCACCGATTTCTGTTAGTGGCATTGGCGCCGGATATGTAGATCTAACCATCCGCAAAGTAGGAAAAGTGACAAACGAAATATTTGAGCATTACACAGGAGATTCGCTAAAATTGCGAGGACCTTATGGCAACGGATTTTATATCGAGAATTTTCAAGATAAAGAGTTGGTGGTTATTGCAGGTGGAACAGGACTGTCTCCGGTAAAGGGAGTAATAGATTATTTCGCGGCGCACTCAGATCAGGCCAAAAAGATTACGCTGATTGTTGGATTTAGAAGCCCCGACGATATTTTATTCAAAAAGGATTTGGAACGCTGGAACAAAAATATCAACGTAATTTTAACCCTAGATACTTCACCAGAAGGCAAATATAAAACAGGCTTTGTAACGCAATATATTCCAGATTTAAAGTTTGATAACAAGGCTAATGCGGCAGTCATTGTTGTGGGACCTCCTATAATGATGAAATTTTCTGTAAAAGGTGTTTTGGATTTAGGAATTGCACCAGAACAAATTTGGGTTTCTTATGAGAGAAGAATGTGTTGCGGATTGGGGAAATGTGGCCACTGCAGAATTAACGAAGAGTATATTTGCTTATCAGGACCTGTATATAACTATGTCGATGCAAAAAATTTGGTAGATTAA
- the asrA gene encoding anaerobic sulfite reductase subunit AsrA, protein MGFVLDTTHMNKFLQNLKDEYLFFAPKRFVGGGTFSDTDCIRYGQIHSIEEVVFDAKSQYSFKEAILPISQTLFYFTEEEATEAAMPQKKALIFVRNCDLHAVKRLDGIYLNNGFPDHYYTKLREAVKFVVMGCESSFENCFCVSMGTSKSDDYALSIDKQGADYAIDCKDYSFANSFKGGIPADVEPKFVSSNEVTVAIPKDLDNRVANSKMWDEYDTRCIACGRCNFVCPTCTCFTTQDIFYSDNGKVGERRRVWASCMVDGFTDMAGGHQFRVKRGQRMRYRVLHKVLNYKKKHGENMCVGCGRCDDICPEYISFSNAINKLESALKEVAGNE, encoded by the coding sequence ATGGGATTTGTTTTGGATACAACGCATATGAACAAGTTTTTACAAAATTTAAAAGATGAATATTTATTTTTTGCACCCAAGCGATTTGTTGGTGGAGGAACTTTTTCGGATACAGACTGTATTAGGTATGGGCAGATACATTCTATAGAAGAAGTGGTTTTTGACGCAAAATCTCAATATTCCTTTAAAGAAGCAATACTTCCGATATCTCAAACGTTATTTTATTTTACAGAAGAAGAAGCAACCGAGGCAGCGATGCCGCAAAAGAAGGCTCTAATTTTTGTACGTAACTGCGATCTGCATGCGGTAAAAAGATTAGATGGCATATATTTAAATAACGGGTTTCCTGATCATTACTATACAAAGCTGCGAGAAGCTGTAAAGTTTGTGGTGATGGGTTGTGAAAGCTCGTTTGAGAATTGTTTTTGCGTAAGTATGGGTACTTCAAAAAGCGATGATTATGCATTATCAATCGATAAGCAAGGCGCGGACTATGCGATCGATTGTAAGGACTACTCTTTTGCAAATTCATTTAAGGGTGGAATTCCTGCAGATGTAGAGCCTAAATTTGTATCATCTAATGAAGTGACAGTTGCGATTCCCAAAGACCTTGATAACCGAGTGGCTAATAGCAAAATGTGGGACGAATATGACACCCGCTGCATTGCTTGTGGCAGATGCAATTTTGTATGCCCTACCTGTACTTGTTTCACGACGCAAGATATTTTCTACAGCGATAACGGCAAAGTTGGTGAACGTCGCAGAGTTTGGGCATCATGTATGGTGGACGGCTTTACCGATATGGCTGGCGGGCATCAGTTTAGAGTTAAGAGAGGGCAGCGCATGAGATATAGAGTTTTACACAAAGTTTTGAATTATAAGAAGAAACATGGCGAAAACATGTGTGTAGGTTGTGGCAGATGCGACGATATTTGTCCCGAATATATTTCGTTTTCGAATGCTATCAATAAGCTAGAATCTGCTCTGAAAGAGGTGGCTGGCAATGAATAA
- the deoC gene encoding deoxyribose-phosphate aldolase has translation MAEDTIAAMIDHTLLKQNARADQIIQLCDQAKENGFCSVCINPSYVSLCADQLKHSSVKVCTVIGFPLGATTTATKVFEANEAIENGADEVDMVINVGKLKSGDWNFVREDIRRVVVGVAGRAIVKVIIETCLLTDEEKIKVCEICKEVGADFVKTSTGFSTDGATESDIKLMRQTVGPSMGVKASGNVRSIESAKAMISAGATRLGTSSGLAIVNGSTASNSY, from the coding sequence ATGGCAGAAGATACAATAGCAGCAATGATAGATCATACTTTATTAAAACAAAATGCACGAGCAGATCAAATTATACAATTATGCGATCAAGCAAAAGAAAACGGTTTCTGTTCTGTATGTATAAATCCAAGTTATGTCTCGCTTTGTGCAGATCAATTGAAACACTCTTCTGTAAAAGTTTGTACGGTGATTGGTTTTCCATTGGGAGCCACGACGACTGCAACAAAAGTTTTTGAAGCCAACGAAGCGATTGAAAATGGTGCAGATGAAGTTGATATGGTTATAAACGTTGGTAAGCTAAAATCTGGTGATTGGAATTTCGTTCGAGAGGACATTAGACGTGTAGTTGTCGGAGTTGCAGGAAGAGCTATAGTAAAAGTAATTATCGAAACTTGCCTACTAACAGACGAGGAGAAAATTAAAGTTTGTGAAATTTGCAAAGAAGTTGGAGCTGATTTTGTAAAGACATCCACAGGATTTTCTACAGATGGTGCCACCGAATCGGATATCAAATTGATGCGTCAAACTGTTGGGCCTTCAATGGGCGTAAAAGCCTCAGGAAATGTTCGATCAATAGAATCGGCAAAAGCCATGATCTCTGCCGGTGCAACAAG
- the asrC gene encoding sulfite reductase subunit C: MDINTKKLKKNAFRVTKVRGITAARIRVPGGYLNAKYLEAIKTIAQTYGDGTIHITSRQGFEIMGIPFEQMERVNKVIQELIDGMEINQEAFDQGYPASGTRNISACIGNKVCPYACYNTTKFAKKIEKAVFPNDLHFKIGLTGCPNDCAKARMNDFGIIGMTLPQFDKNRCVSCGACVRMCAKKSVKALEGINYRPVRNHEKCIGCGECIVNCPTMAWTRSEKKYYKLSLLGRTGKKNPRLGEDFIKWADEDSILKIILNTYDYVGKYIDLNAAGGKEHIGYIVDRTGFEVYKEWALKGVTLPEESQIYSPIYWSGLHF; encoded by the coding sequence ATGGATATTAATACTAAGAAACTAAAAAAGAATGCATTCCGTGTAACAAAAGTTAGAGGCATCACCGCTGCTCGTATTCGTGTTCCAGGTGGATATTTAAACGCAAAATATTTGGAAGCAATAAAAACGATTGCACAGACTTATGGCGATGGGACCATCCATATCACCAGTCGCCAGGGATTTGAGATTATGGGCATCCCCTTCGAACAAATGGAGCGAGTAAATAAAGTGATTCAGGAATTGATCGATGGAATGGAAATTAATCAAGAAGCATTTGACCAGGGGTATCCAGCATCTGGCACAAGAAATATTTCTGCTTGTATAGGCAATAAAGTTTGTCCGTATGCTTGTTATAACACAACTAAATTTGCTAAAAAGATTGAGAAGGCCGTATTTCCGAACGACTTGCATTTTAAAATTGGTTTAACGGGCTGCCCCAATGACTGCGCCAAGGCTAGGATGAATGATTTTGGCATTATCGGAATGACTCTTCCACAATTTGACAAAAACAGATGTGTCAGTTGCGGTGCTTGTGTTCGAATGTGTGCCAAAAAATCTGTTAAGGCCTTAGAAGGCATAAATTATAGACCTGTTCGCAACCACGAAAAGTGTATCGGCTGCGGAGAATGCATCGTGAATTGCCCAACGATGGCCTGGACTAGAAGTGAAAAAAAGTATTATAAACTAAGTCTCCTAGGCAGAACAGGCAAAAAAAATCCGCGTCTTGGTGAAGATTTTATCAAATGGGCCGATGAAGACAGCATCCTAAAAATTATTTTAAATACGTATGATTATGTTGGCAAATATATCGATCTCAATGCTGCAGGAGGCAAAGAGCACATTGGATATATCGTTGATCGAACTGGATTTGAAGTGTATAAAGAGTGGGCACTAAAAGGTGTAACATTGCCGGAAGAATCGCAAATATATAGCCCGATCTATTGGAGTGGATTGCATTTTTAG